CGCCGTGACCGCAGCCGAGGCCGCGTGGGCCAAGGACGCGAGCACTGAGCAGGCCAAGCCGCGCACCCGCGAGAACAGCAAGCAGGCGGAAGTCATCCGGATGCTGCAACGCCCCGAGGGCGCCACGATTGCCCAGATCTGCATGGCCACCGGGTGGCAGGCGCATACGGTGCGCGGCACCTTTGCCGGGGCCTTCAAGAAGAAGCTCGGCCTGACCATCGTCTCGGACAAGGCTCCGGGCGGCGAGCGGGTCTACCGGATCGCCTGATCAGAAAGATCGAGAAAGAGGCCAAGCCCCGCTTGGCTTCTCAATCGAACAGCGCGTTACTACAGGTGTCGCAACGATCAGATCCCAAGGAGCCAGCGATGAACGCCACCAACCAAATCCCTGCCACCCAGAACGAAGAATGGGGCTTCTGGGGCACGATGAACGAGCACGCCAGCGCCG
This genomic stretch from Acidihalobacter ferrooxydans harbors:
- a CDS encoding DUF3489 domain-containing protein: MNTTQLTPAQHAILAYALEHTGGKIDWFPDNIKGGARKKVLDGLFNRALITTDGSDWFVAAEGYDAMGRARPALEPTATPLDADPEIEAAVTAAEAAWAKDASTEQAKPRTRENSKQAEVIRMLQRPEGATIAQICMATGWQAHTVRGTFAGAFKKKLGLTIVSDKAPGGERVYRIA